In Streptomyces sp. NBC_00878, a single window of DNA contains:
- a CDS encoding DUF4192 family protein — protein sequence MHGTSGIPCAEHQVTLRTPAELADALPYLLGYRPEDSIVLAALHDRDGRGRFGGRARLGIPANADDWPSVAGQLTHGLVKGSERRGALPESIVAFLCQDPRDGESGREVMERLRPLAQLLRTACGALDVPVIEALCISDGRFWSYCCPSEQCCPPDGTAMGLPGTSVLAAAATYAGLQVRGSLKEFRARLVPWETAAALEQESALDAVSMALVPRILDDESRAVVATETLDLAHRVMGRFADCTPGSGASGASGVSAASGPSDPSGPSGPSGAPAVPHVSGVSGALSADLRDDELLGHDEAATLILGLQDRTTRDRATEWMEGDEAGPALRLWRALARRCVGPYGEHAAAPLTLAGWVAWSSGDELEAREALSMALGADPGYLFAHLLHQACNEGLDPESIRRCLRRERADRPDADRPDTDRCDTEVNASSTSTSSSTSPVDVDGRSGPAPKRSTSVASRPRRKPRSTGSGASRPGSRPSGTAGTRHPRSTADGSPATEGPARAAEGTGGAARSRRGAGRHGTKKGKT from the coding sequence GTGCACGGCACGTCCGGCATCCCGTGCGCCGAGCACCAGGTAACCCTCCGCACTCCGGCCGAACTGGCGGACGCCCTGCCGTACCTGCTCGGGTACCGGCCCGAGGACAGCATCGTGCTCGCCGCCCTGCACGACAGGGACGGGCGCGGCAGGTTCGGTGGACGGGCCCGGCTCGGCATCCCGGCCAACGCGGACGACTGGCCGTCCGTGGCCGGACAGTTGACCCACGGACTCGTGAAGGGCAGCGAACGCAGGGGCGCGCTGCCCGAGAGCATCGTGGCCTTCCTCTGCCAGGACCCCAGGGACGGCGAGTCGGGCCGGGAAGTCATGGAACGTCTGCGCCCACTCGCGCAGTTGCTGCGCACGGCCTGCGGCGCCCTGGACGTTCCCGTGATCGAGGCCCTGTGCATCTCGGACGGCCGTTTCTGGTCGTACTGCTGCCCCAGTGAGCAGTGCTGCCCGCCCGACGGTACGGCCATGGGGCTGCCCGGGACGTCCGTGCTGGCCGCCGCGGCGACGTACGCCGGCCTCCAAGTCCGGGGATCCCTGAAGGAGTTCAGGGCGAGGCTGGTCCCGTGGGAGACCGCGGCCGCGCTGGAGCAGGAGTCCGCGCTCGATGCGGTGAGCATGGCGCTGGTCCCCCGGATCCTGGACGACGAAAGCCGGGCGGTCGTGGCGACCGAGACCTTGGACCTCGCTCATCGGGTCATGGGCCGGTTCGCTGACTGCACGCCTGGGTCCGGTGCGTCGGGGGCATCTGGTGTATCCGCCGCATCGGGGCCTTCGGATCCTTCGGGTCCTTCGGGCCCATCCGGTGCACCGGCAGTACCTCATGTGTCCGGTGTGTCCGGCGCCCTGTCGGCGGATCTTCGCGACGACGAACTCCTTGGCCACGACGAGGCAGCCACCTTGATCCTCGGCCTCCAGGACCGCACGACGCGTGACCGGGCGACGGAGTGGATGGAGGGCGACGAGGCCGGCCCGGCCCTCCGCCTCTGGAGGGCCCTGGCCCGCCGATGTGTCGGCCCGTACGGCGAGCATGCCGCGGCACCACTCACGCTCGCGGGATGGGTTGCCTGGTCCTCCGGTGACGAACTGGAGGCCCGCGAAGCCCTGTCGATGGCGCTCGGAGCGGATCCGGGATACCTGTTCGCCCACCTTCTCCACCAGGCGTGCAACGAGGGCTTGGATCCGGAGTCGATTCGCCGCTGCCTCCGCAGGGAGCGGGCGGATCGTCCCGACGCCGATCGTCCCGACACGGATCGTTGCGACACGGAGGTGAATGCCTCCTCGACCTCGACCTCGTCCTCGACATCGCCGGTCGACGTCGACGGACGCTCGGGGCCCGCCCCGAAGCGGTCGACCTCGGTGGCTTCCCGTCCTCGACGCAAGCCGCGGTCCACGGGGAGCGGGGCGAGCCGTCCGGGTTCCCGGCCATCCGGGACCGCGGGCACGCGCCATCCCCGTTCCACCGCCGACGGCTCCCCGGCGACGGAAGGACCCGCTCGGGCCGCGGAGGGTACGGGCGGCGCCGCCCGGTCCCGCCGAGGAGCCGGCCGACATGGGACGAAGAAGGGCAAGACGTGA
- a CDS encoding M20 family metallopeptidase, giving the protein MDHALLRERLDALVSIESPSGHTEGLERCYALMRTWGEPILGREAEIVTEGGTPHLLWRARGAGEVLLLGHVDTVWPLATIDRRPFRVEDGRAYGPGVFDMKAGLVTAFAALAECRDPSAVSVLITGDEEIGSPTSRALIESVAGASGAVLVLEPSQAGAVKTARKGGSFYSVDITGRAAHAGLEPERGVNALLELAAQVVAVSALAAPERGTTVTPTVARAGTTTNTVPAEAHLRVDVRAWELAELTRVDRAMHALSASIPGSAVRVDGTINRPPLEPASSRKLYATARRVAAESGLPEPDEVGVGGASDANFTGALGIPTLDGLGPLGDGAHAEHEWVDLTSLGERVRLVSGLIDRLTRP; this is encoded by the coding sequence ATGGATCATGCCTTGTTGCGCGAGCGCCTTGACGCCCTCGTCTCCATCGAGTCACCGTCCGGGCACACCGAGGGCCTGGAGCGCTGTTACGCGCTGATGCGGACCTGGGGGGAGCCGATACTCGGCAGAGAGGCCGAGATCGTCACCGAAGGAGGGACGCCGCATCTGCTGTGGCGGGCGCGAGGCGCGGGAGAGGTGCTGCTCCTCGGCCATGTCGACACGGTGTGGCCCCTGGCGACGATCGACCGGCGCCCGTTCCGCGTCGAGGACGGCCGCGCGTACGGGCCTGGCGTCTTCGACATGAAGGCCGGGCTGGTCACGGCCTTCGCCGCGCTCGCCGAGTGTCGCGATCCGTCGGCGGTGAGCGTGCTGATCACCGGCGACGAGGAGATCGGCTCTCCGACCTCACGGGCACTGATCGAATCCGTCGCCGGTGCGAGCGGCGCCGTGCTGGTGCTGGAGCCCAGTCAGGCGGGAGCGGTGAAGACTGCCCGCAAGGGCGGCTCGTTCTACAGCGTCGACATCACCGGCAGGGCGGCGCACGCCGGGTTGGAGCCCGAACGCGGAGTGAACGCCCTGCTCGAACTCGCGGCGCAGGTCGTCGCCGTGTCGGCGCTGGCAGCCCCCGAGCGGGGGACGACCGTCACCCCCACCGTCGCGCGCGCGGGCACGACCACGAACACCGTGCCCGCGGAAGCACACCTGCGCGTGGACGTACGCGCCTGGGAGCTTGCCGAGCTGACCCGAGTCGACCGGGCGATGCACGCCCTGTCGGCCAGCATCCCGGGGTCGGCCGTCCGGGTCGACGGCACGATCAACCGGCCGCCGCTGGAGCCGGCGAGTTCCCGGAAGCTCTACGCGACGGCGCGCAGGGTCGCGGCCGAGTCCGGGTTGCCCGAACCGGACGAGGTGGGCGTCGGTGGAGCGTCCGACGCCAACTTCACCGGCGCGCTGGGGATACCCACGCTCGACGGACTCGGCCCGCTGGGTGACGGCGCGCACGCCGAG